From the Cyanobium sp. M30B3 genome, the window AAACAGATCGGCGCCAGGAACGTGTTCCTGCTGCCCGACGGCAACGGCGAATTCACCCGCAAGATGGGCATGCTGGTGGACAAGTCGAACCTGGGCTTCGGCATGCGCTCCTGGCGCTACTCGATGCTGGTGGACGACGGGCGGATCGAGAAGATCTTCCGCGAACCGGAGTTCGACGACAACTGCCCGATCGACCCCTTTGAGGTGTCCGACGCCGACACGATGCTGGCCTACCTCAAGGGCACTGAGCCCGCCGGCGTCACCGCCCCCCGCCGCGAGTTCGAGGGCTGATCCGGCCACGGATTCCCCAGGCCATCGCGGCCGTGTCCAGGCTGGCCCCCCGCGGGCCCGCCAACCTTCTCCCCGCACCCGTTTCTCCCCGCCGCTCTCCCATGGCTGACTGCTTCGATCTGATCGTGCTCGGTGCCGGCTCCGGCGGCCTGGCCGCCGCCAAGCGCGCCGCCTCCTACGGCGCCAAGGTGGCGATCGTGGAGGGCGACCGGGTGGGCGGCACCTGCGTGATCCGCGGCTGCGTGCCCAAGAAGCTGCTGGTGTACG encodes:
- a CDS encoding peroxiredoxin, which encodes MLDRVPNVTFHTRVRDESVPGPNPYRWQDLSSDAIFKGRKVVLFALPGAFTPTCSSNHLPRYEELYEEFRAHGVDQIICLSVNDAFVMFQWGKQIGARNVFLLPDGNGEFTRKMGMLVDKSNLGFGMRSWRYSMLVDDGRIEKIFREPEFDDNCPIDPFEVSDADTMLAYLKGTEPAGVTAPRREFEG